A stretch of the Pseudomonas sp. ACM7 genome encodes the following:
- the glyS gene encoding glycine--tRNA ligase subunit beta, with protein sequence MSAQDFLVELGTEELPPKALNTLADAFLAGIDKGLQAAGLNYETKTVYAAPRRLAVLITSLATHQPDRSINLDGPPRQAAFDAEGNPTQAALGFAKKCGVDLSEIDQSGPKLRYSQSIAGKPTASLLPTIVEDSLNDLPIPKRMRWGARKEEFVRPTQWLVMLLGDQVIDCTILAQKSGRDSRGHRFHHPESVRITSPANYLTDLRAAYVLADANERRELISKRVEELATMQEGTAIVPPALLDEVTALVEWPVPLVCSFEERFLDVPQEALITTMQDNQKYFCLLDADGKLLPRFITVANIESKDPQQIIAGNEKVVRPRLTDAEFFFKQDKKQKLEDFNLRLQNVVFQEKLGSVYDKAERVSKLAAFIAQRIGGNAAWASRAGLLSKCDLATEMVGEFPEMQGVAGYYYALNDGEPEEVALALNEQYMPRGAGAELPTTLTGAAVAIADKLDTLVGIFGIGMLPTGSKDPYALRRAALGVLRILIDKKLDLDLNDAVAFAVNAFGTKVKAAGLNDSVLEFIFDRLRARYEDEGVDVGTYLSVRALKPGSALDFDQRVQAVEAFRKLPEAAALAAVNKRVSNLLSKVEGSVPSVVEAKYFDNANEFSLYSAIQQADQAVQPMAAARQYSESLARLAALREPVDAFFEAVMVNAEDAKVRANRYALLSRLRGLFLGVADISLLG encoded by the coding sequence ATGAGTGCTCAAGATTTTCTGGTTGAACTGGGCACCGAAGAACTGCCACCCAAAGCCCTGAACACCCTGGCCGACGCGTTCCTGGCCGGTATCGACAAGGGCCTGCAAGCCGCTGGCCTGAACTACGAGACCAAAACCGTCTACGCCGCGCCACGTCGTCTGGCTGTGCTGATCACCTCGCTGGCTACCCATCAGCCGGATCGCAGCATCAACCTCGACGGCCCGCCACGTCAGGCCGCGTTCGATGCCGAAGGCAACCCGACTCAAGCAGCCTTGGGCTTCGCCAAGAAGTGCGGCGTCGACCTGAGCGAAATCGATCAGAGCGGCCCGAAACTGCGCTACAGCCAAAGCATTGCCGGCAAGCCAACCGCGAGCCTGCTGCCGACCATCGTCGAAGATTCCCTGAACGACCTGCCTATTCCCAAGCGCATGCGCTGGGGTGCTCGCAAGGAAGAATTCGTTCGTCCGACTCAGTGGCTGGTGATGCTGCTCGGTGACCAGGTCATCGATTGCACGATCCTTGCCCAGAAGTCCGGCCGCGATTCCCGTGGTCACCGCTTCCATCACCCGGAAAGCGTGCGCATCACCTCGCCGGCCAACTACCTGACCGACCTGCGTGCCGCTTATGTATTGGCCGATGCCAACGAGCGTCGCGAGCTGATCAGCAAGCGCGTCGAAGAGCTGGCGACGATGCAGGAAGGGACGGCGATCGTCCCGCCAGCGTTGCTCGACGAAGTGACCGCGCTGGTTGAATGGCCGGTGCCGCTGGTGTGCTCGTTCGAAGAGCGTTTCCTCGACGTGCCGCAAGAAGCCCTGATCACCACCATGCAGGACAACCAGAAGTACTTCTGCCTGCTGGATGCCGACGGCAAGTTGCTGCCACGTTTCATTACCGTGGCCAACATCGAAAGCAAAGACCCGCAGCAGATCATCGCCGGTAACGAGAAAGTGGTTCGCCCACGCCTGACCGACGCCGAGTTCTTCTTCAAGCAAGACAAGAAGCAAAAACTCGAAGATTTCAATCTGCGTCTGCAGAACGTGGTGTTCCAGGAAAAACTCGGCAGCGTCTACGACAAGGCCGAGCGCGTTTCCAAACTCGCTGCGTTTATTGCTCAACGCATTGGCGGTAACGCCGCATGGGCTTCCCGGGCCGGCCTGCTGTCCAAGTGCGACCTGGCGACCGAGATGGTCGGTGAGTTCCCGGAGATGCAAGGTGTCGCCGGTTACTACTACGCCCTCAACGACGGCGAGCCGGAAGAAGTTGCACTGGCACTGAACGAGCAATACATGCCGCGCGGTGCCGGTGCGGAACTGCCGACCACCCTGACCGGTGCGGCCGTGGCCATCGCGGACAAGCTCGACACGCTGGTGGGCATTTTCGGCATCGGCATGCTGCCAACCGGCAGCAAAGACCCGTATGCCCTGCGTCGTGCCGCACTGGGTGTGTTGCGCATCCTGATCGACAAGAAGCTCGACCTCGACCTGAACGACGCCGTGGCTTTCGCCGTGAATGCGTTCGGTACCAAGGTCAAGGCTGCCGGCCTCAATGATTCGGTGCTGGAGTTCATCTTCGACCGTCTGCGTGCCCGTTATGAAGACGAAGGCGTTGATGTCGGGACTTACCTGTCGGTGCGTGCCCTGAAACCAGGTTCGGCGCTGGACTTCGATCAACGCGTACAAGCGGTAGAAGCCTTCCGCAAATTGCCGGAAGCCGCTGCCCTGGCCGCGGTGAACAAGCGCGTTTCGAACTTGCTGAGCAAGGTCGAAGGCTCTGTTCCTTCGGTCGTGGAAGCCAAGTACTTCGACAACGCCAACGAGTTCTCGCTGTACTCGGCGATCCAGCAGGCTGACCAGGCTGTCCAGCCGATGGCGGCGGCGCGTCAGTACAGCGAATCGCTGGCACGTCTGGCTGCCTTGCGCGAGCCAGTGGATGCGTTCTTCGAAGCCGTAATGGTCAACGCTGAAGATGCCAAGGTCCGAGCCAACCGTTATGCGTTGCTGTCGCGCCTGCGAGGGCTGTTCCTCGGCGTCGCCGACATTTCGCTGCTGGGCTGA
- the gmhB gene encoding D-glycero-beta-D-manno-heptose 1,7-bisphosphate 7-phosphatase: MLLKLLILDRDGVINYDSDAYIKSVEEWIPLPGSIEAIAQLSKAGWTVAVATNQSGIARGYYDIATLDAMHERLRERVAEQGGEVGLIVYCPHGPDDGCDCRKPKPGMLKTIAAHYNVSLTNLWFVGDTLGDLEAAKAVDSQPVLVKTGKGEKTLGKTLPVGTLIFDDLAAIAAELIHN, translated from the coding sequence CTGCTGTTGAAACTGCTGATTCTCGATCGGGACGGGGTGATCAATTACGACTCCGACGCTTACATCAAGTCGGTGGAGGAGTGGATTCCGCTCCCGGGTTCGATCGAAGCCATCGCGCAGTTGAGCAAGGCTGGCTGGACGGTAGCGGTGGCTACCAACCAGTCGGGCATCGCTCGCGGCTATTACGACATCGCCACCCTGGACGCCATGCACGAGCGCTTGCGCGAGCGGGTGGCGGAGCAGGGCGGTGAAGTCGGGCTGATCGTATATTGCCCGCACGGGCCGGACGATGGCTGCGATTGCCGCAAACCAAAACCCGGGATGTTGAAAACCATTGCCGCGCATTACAACGTATCGCTGACCAATCTTTGGTTCGTCGGCGATACCCTTGGTGACCTGGAGGCCGCCAAAGCCGTCGATTCTCAGCCAGTTTTGGTAAAGACCGGGAAAGGCGAAAAGACTTTGGGCAAGACCCTACCGGTAGGCACCTTGATTTTTGACGATCTGGCGGCGATTGCCGCAGAACTTATCCACAACTAA